In one Paenibacillus sp. JQZ6Y-1 genomic region, the following are encoded:
- a CDS encoding carbohydrate ABC transporter permease — protein sequence MDLRIKPVYKGIIIVALLIGAIAMCIPFVWMILSSFKPESEVTSLTPSFWPQAPTLHNFERLFTEMNFQKYLVNTLIIVFFSFIGLFLNAAAGYAFAKFEFPGRNVLYYLVLGTMMIPSQVTMIPVYLILNEMHLTNTMAGIVLPGMVNAFGIFLFRQFMTSIPNDLIEASRLDGAGEIRTFFQLIIPIAKPIFAVQGILTFIGGWNSFLWPLIVANDESLYTLSVGLQLLKGQYGGDFAIQMAGASFMVIPILIIFIFAQRHIIEGYTISGMK from the coding sequence ATGGATCTTCGCATAAAACCTGTTTATAAAGGCATTATCATTGTCGCGCTACTGATCGGTGCGATCGCCATGTGTATTCCTTTTGTATGGATGATCCTGTCATCGTTCAAGCCGGAGAGTGAGGTTACATCGCTGACTCCTAGCTTTTGGCCACAAGCGCCAACGCTGCACAACTTTGAACGATTGTTTACGGAAATGAACTTCCAAAAATATCTGGTCAATACGTTGATCATTGTATTCTTCTCGTTTATTGGCTTGTTTCTGAATGCGGCAGCTGGTTATGCGTTTGCCAAATTTGAGTTCCCGGGCCGTAACGTTCTGTATTATCTCGTACTGGGTACGATGATGATTCCATCCCAAGTAACGATGATTCCGGTATACCTGATTTTGAATGAAATGCATTTGACCAATACGATGGCAGGGATTGTGCTGCCGGGTATGGTGAACGCGTTTGGTATTTTCTTATTCCGTCAGTTTATGACAAGTATCCCGAACGATCTGATCGAAGCATCGCGTCTGGATGGAGCGGGGGAGATTCGTACCTTCTTCCAGCTAATTATTCCGATTGCGAAACCGATCTTTGCTGTACAAGGGATTCTGACCTTTATCGGCGGCTGGAATAGCTTCCTGTGGCCGTTGATCGTAGCGAATGACGAGAGCCTGTACACGTTGTCCGTCGGTCTGCAATTGCTGAAAGGTCAATACGGTGGTGACTTTGCCATTCAAATGGCGGGTGCATCATTTATGGTTATTCCGATTCTGATCATCTTCATTTTCGCTCAGCGTCATATTATCGAAGGATATACCATTTCCGGTATGAAATAA
- a CDS encoding carbohydrate ABC transporter permease, whose amino-acid sequence MQKAWQSLGKYKYPYLFIAPTLIILFIFSFIPILVAVFISFTNMNLAGLADWSNIEFNGVQNFVQLFGDAVFRKSMFNTLIYVVVGVPLVVIVSMAIAILINQGTSWIFKTFRVIYYMPSITNIVAIAVIWGYLYNSQYGLINHMLEAIGISPVRWLQDPTIAKFSLIIMAVWKAIGLNMIIFLAALQGIPRTYYEAAQIDGASRWQQLMRITVPLLGFATFFVSITTLIGWIQFFEEPLVMTKGDPLNGTTSMALFIYQTGFQRSDFGYAAAGSIVLFVIIILVTLIQFKARKKDSDVEY is encoded by the coding sequence ATGCAAAAGGCCTGGCAGTCGTTGGGCAAGTACAAGTATCCGTACCTGTTCATTGCACCGACGTTAATCATTCTTTTTATTTTCTCATTCATACCGATTCTGGTTGCTGTATTTATCAGCTTTACCAATATGAATCTGGCAGGGCTAGCTGACTGGTCCAATATTGAATTCAACGGCGTACAGAACTTTGTCCAGTTATTCGGTGATGCGGTATTCCGCAAATCCATGTTCAATACGTTGATCTATGTCGTCGTTGGTGTTCCGCTCGTTGTTATCGTCTCGATGGCGATTGCGATTTTGATCAATCAAGGTACGAGCTGGATTTTCAAAACGTTCCGCGTCATTTACTACATGCCGTCCATTACGAATATCGTAGCGATTGCCGTGATCTGGGGCTATCTGTACAACTCCCAATACGGTCTGATCAACCATATGTTGGAAGCGATCGGTATCTCTCCCGTACGCTGGCTACAAGATCCAACCATTGCCAAGTTTTCTTTGATCATTATGGCAGTATGGAAAGCAATCGGTTTGAACATGATCATCTTCTTAGCGGCATTGCAAGGCATTCCGCGCACGTACTATGAAGCTGCACAAATTGATGGTGCAAGCCGCTGGCAACAGCTGATGCGCATTACGGTTCCTCTGCTCGGATTTGCCACATTCTTCGTATCGATCACTACGCTGATCGGTTGGATTCAATTCTTCGAAGAACCGCTCGTTATGACGAAGGGTGATCCGCTGAATGGTACAACATCGATGGCGCTGTTTATTTACCAAACTGGTTTCCAACGCAGTGATTTCGGTTATGCAGCAGCAGGCTCAATCGTGTTGTTCGTGATTATTATTCTCGTTACTCTAATTCAATTCAAAGCACGCAAAAAAGACAGCGATGTCGAATATTGA
- a CDS encoding GNAT family N-acetyltransferase, whose product MTWYIKHFNELNTTELYCILKERTDIFVVEQNCPYPEVDGKDIHCYHLFKWEDEQIVAYARLLPPGIAYTQASIGRVIVKASHRGQGLAGDLFARAIHYIQQQLNETEIKIQAQEYLCTFYGSYGFEPISESYLEDGIPHVDMLLTKRLEPMKVS is encoded by the coding sequence ATGACATGGTATATCAAGCATTTTAACGAGTTGAATACGACAGAACTGTATTGCATATTGAAGGAACGCACGGATATTTTTGTAGTGGAGCAGAATTGCCCATATCCCGAAGTGGATGGTAAAGATATCCATTGCTATCATCTGTTCAAATGGGAGGATGAGCAGATCGTAGCGTATGCGCGTTTACTGCCGCCAGGCATCGCTTATACGCAGGCATCCATCGGTCGTGTTATCGTAAAAGCATCCCATCGAGGACAAGGGCTTGCCGGCGATTTGTTTGCACGAGCGATTCACTACATTCAGCAGCAATTGAACGAAACGGAAATCAAAATTCAAGCGCAGGAGTATTTGTGTACTTTTTACGGTTCTTACGGTTTTGAGCCGATCTCGGAATCGTATTTGGAGGACGGCATTCCGCATGTCGATATGCTGCTGACCAAGCGTCTGGAGCCAATGAAGGTATCTTAG
- a CDS encoding 2-oxoglutarate dehydrogenase E1 component, with the protein MTIDESNRPSLWQSYYGPNLGYVQEQYEKYKQDPQSVDEGYRELFERHGEPVAPAASISDTTRESGTSTPGKVDTNLLKKAVAAERLVWNIRTYGHLAADIDPLGLSTPSDVRLLDPEQYGLGQRDLAQLPASLIWENAPDEAKDGWEAIQILRKKYTGPLAYEFSHVHDEQERNWLNRQVETNSASQTLTNEERVELLHRLVEVEQFEEFLHKTFVGQKRFSIEGNDALVPMLDTIVRIAARGGARHVLMGMAHRGRLNVLAHVLNKPYAKIFSEFHHSPNKDMIPSEGSMGINFGWTGDVKYHLGARYSMSSESQSYDTRLTLANNPSHLEYVNPVVEGFTRAAQDDRSEKGYPRQDKDKAAAIIMHGDAAFAGEGIVAETLNFNQLPGFQNGGTIHIIVNNRLGFTTDSKDSRSTHYASDLAKGYEIPVVHVNADDPEACIRAAELAMQYRNLFKKDFLIDLIGYRRYGHNEADDPETTQPLMYGKVKNHLRVASIYGKRLAERSVTQSDKYEDFKNEVQDQLKTIYDEVKQNETQSAFGPVNPAGEGAEQASNQTAVPAPLLNQINEGLLTWPENFSVYPKLQRILERRRNALTPEGRVDWGHAETLAFASILAEGKPIRITGQDAERATFAHRNLVLHDAKTGEEFCPLHRLPEAKASFAIHNSPLSEAAVIGFEYGYNVYAPETLVIWEAQYGDFVNAGQVLIDQFISAGRSKWTQKSSLVMLLPHGYEGMGPEHSSARPERFLQLAAEDNFTVANLTSASQYFHLLRRQALSTETEEARPLIVVAPKSLIRNQRVTVPAVELSEGSFRPILEQTGLGGNKDAVERVLLCTGKVAIDLEEALEKEKDTDFSWLHIIRVEQLYPFPKEEITKVLSGFKNLQEIIWVQEEPQNMGYWTYTESRLRALSNGIDVSYIGRPERSSPASGYQHVHAIEQQRILTSALKPNSLKNISLGR; encoded by the coding sequence ATGACAATCGACGAATCGAACAGACCATCGTTATGGCAATCGTATTATGGACCCAATCTGGGGTACGTACAGGAGCAGTATGAAAAGTACAAACAAGATCCTCAATCGGTAGATGAGGGGTACCGTGAGCTTTTTGAACGTCATGGGGAACCAGTAGCTCCGGCAGCGTCCATTTCTGACACGACACGTGAAAGTGGGACAAGTACGCCGGGCAAAGTAGACACCAATCTGTTAAAGAAAGCGGTTGCAGCAGAACGGCTGGTATGGAACATCCGTACATACGGGCATCTAGCAGCAGATATTGATCCGCTTGGACTCAGCACACCGTCCGATGTACGTCTGCTTGATCCAGAGCAGTATGGTCTCGGTCAGCGCGATCTGGCGCAGCTTCCTGCATCCTTGATCTGGGAAAATGCACCGGATGAAGCGAAGGACGGCTGGGAAGCGATTCAGATTTTGCGTAAAAAGTATACCGGTCCACTGGCATACGAATTTTCGCATGTGCATGATGAGCAGGAGCGTAACTGGCTGAACCGCCAGGTAGAAACAAACTCCGCCTCCCAAACCCTCACCAACGAAGAACGTGTGGAGCTTCTGCACCGTCTCGTGGAAGTGGAACAATTTGAAGAATTCCTGCATAAAACATTTGTAGGACAAAAGCGTTTTTCCATTGAAGGAAATGACGCGCTCGTACCGATGCTGGATACGATCGTGCGCATCGCTGCGCGCGGTGGCGCTCGTCACGTACTGATGGGTATGGCTCACCGTGGTCGCCTGAATGTACTGGCACACGTGCTGAACAAGCCGTACGCCAAAATTTTCTCTGAATTCCATCATTCTCCGAACAAGGACATGATTCCATCGGAAGGCTCGATGGGCATCAACTTTGGCTGGACGGGGGATGTTAAATACCATCTGGGTGCTCGCTACTCTATGAGCAGTGAGAGTCAAAGCTACGACACCCGCCTGACACTGGCGAACAACCCAAGTCACTTGGAGTACGTGAACCCAGTCGTGGAAGGCTTCACACGCGCGGCGCAGGATGATCGCAGTGAGAAGGGCTATCCGCGTCAGGATAAGGACAAAGCAGCAGCGATCATTATGCACGGTGACGCGGCATTCGCCGGTGAAGGCATCGTGGCGGAGACGCTGAACTTTAACCAACTGCCGGGCTTCCAGAACGGCGGTACGATTCACATTATCGTGAACAACCGTCTCGGATTCACAACCGACAGCAAGGACTCCCGTTCTACGCATTATGCGAGTGACCTGGCAAAAGGTTATGAGATTCCGGTTGTACACGTGAACGCTGATGATCCCGAAGCATGTATTCGTGCAGCTGAGCTGGCGATGCAATACCGTAACCTGTTCAAAAAAGATTTCCTGATCGATCTGATCGGTTATCGTCGTTACGGCCATAACGAAGCGGATGATCCAGAAACAACGCAACCGCTCATGTATGGCAAAGTGAAAAACCATCTGCGTGTCGCTTCGATCTACGGCAAACGCTTGGCGGAGCGTAGCGTAACGCAAAGCGATAAATACGAAGATTTCAAAAATGAAGTACAGGATCAGCTGAAAACCATCTATGACGAAGTGAAGCAGAACGAAACGCAAAGCGCATTTGGACCGGTCAATCCGGCAGGCGAAGGTGCTGAACAAGCATCTAACCAAACTGCTGTACCAGCGCCACTGCTGAACCAAATCAATGAAGGTTTGCTGACTTGGCCGGAAAACTTCAGCGTGTATCCGAAGCTACAGCGTATTCTGGAACGTCGCCGCAATGCACTGACTCCAGAAGGTCGCGTCGATTGGGGACATGCCGAGACACTGGCATTTGCATCCATTCTGGCAGAAGGCAAGCCGATTCGTATTACTGGACAGGATGCGGAGCGTGCAACCTTTGCACATCGTAACCTTGTACTGCATGATGCGAAGACTGGCGAAGAATTCTGCCCACTACATCGTTTGCCGGAAGCGAAAGCATCATTTGCCATTCATAACAGCCCGCTGTCTGAAGCTGCTGTGATCGGTTTTGAATACGGCTACAATGTATATGCACCAGAGACGCTAGTCATCTGGGAAGCTCAGTACGGCGACTTCGTGAATGCGGGTCAGGTACTGATCGACCAATTCATCTCCGCTGGACGCAGCAAATGGACACAGAAATCCAGTCTCGTTATGCTGCTGCCGCATGGTTATGAAGGTATGGGTCCAGAGCACTCCAGCGCACGTCCAGAGCGTTTCTTGCAGCTGGCGGCTGAAGATAACTTTACCGTGGCGAATCTGACCTCTGCTTCTCAGTACTTCCACCTTCTGCGTCGTCAAGCGCTTAGCACAGAAACGGAAGAAGCACGTCCGCTCATCGTTGTTGCACCGAAAAGTCTGATCCGTAACCAACGTGTAACGGTTCCGGCTGTCGAACTGAGCGAAGGTAGCTTCCGTCCGATTCTGGAACAAACCGGTCTGGGTGGGAACAAAGATGCGGTTGAACGCGTCCTGCTATGTACTGGTAAAGTAGCAATCGATCTGGAAGAGGCGCTAGAGAAGGAAAAGGATACCGATTTCTCTTGGCTGCATATTATCCGTGTAGAGCAGCTGTATCCGTTCCCGAAAGAAGAAATCACCAAGGTGCTGTCTGGCTTCAAAAACCTACAGGAAATCATCTGGGTACAGGAAGAGCCACAAAACATGGGTTACTGGACATACACCGAATCCAGACTGCGTGCGCTGTCTAACGGCATTGACGTCAGCTATATCGGTCGTCCAGAACGTTCTAGCCCGGCAAGCGGCTACCAGCACGTTCACGCTATTGAGCAACAACGCATCCTGACATCAGCACTCAAACCAAATTCGTTGAAAAACATATCCCTTGGGAGGTAA
- a CDS encoding GH36-type glycosyl hydrolase domain-containing protein has product MSTVQNQQHKAPNDALFQNEYGYFTANGREYVITNPRTPRPWSNIISNGDYSFMVSQAGGGASWRGNAGQNRITRLFQDVIKDSWGKFVYLRDRSSGQYWSAAWKPVMAEFEEYEVRHGIGYSVFTQQVNGIRSEMTVFVAPDAPLELIKLKITNNSEQTRELDATTYFEWAPGFAPDEHREFHKIFMNSEYREDLNAIQLEKYLWGFPDEKGRSNNVSWPYTAFHAASEKPTSYDADKESFVGMYGEEARPQAMQDKELAGHTGRFGDAAASLRVAFKLEPGASHTVVFTIGAAEHEKEDAAALIQEYTSVEAADRTLARVHEFWSELIDQEEIQTPDPAMNIMTNVWLKYQSISCRLWGKTAYYQVSAGYGYRDQLQDSQIFLTSKPELMRKQILMHASQQFQEGDVLHWWFTIKGGGPRTRCSDDLLWLPFILDPYLKETQDYDILDEVTPFLDGGEANVYEHCKRAIEKTFKRFSPRGVPLMGEHDWNDGLSAIGYDWKGESFWVGEFLYMILGSFAPVAAKRGDQAFADKMLDVQSSLKKALNEHGWDGEWYLQATTDDGLKVGSKENEEGQIFLNPQIWAVISGVADEERGQQAMESVSKHLLRDYGSLLLYPAYTKVRRDIGYITRYAPGLRENGGVYTHAATWAVWAYTLAGQPEKAYEAYSKICPPNRSHEPNSYVGEPYVTPGNSDGPISPNYGRGGWTWYTGSSQWLQRMATNWILGVRAENEGLLIDPSIPSEWPEFSYRRNFRGATYLIHVDNSAGVSRGVKSITVDGKAIEGNILPDFKDGKEHEVKVVLG; this is encoded by the coding sequence ATGTCTACTGTACAAAACCAGCAACACAAAGCACCTAACGATGCACTTTTCCAAAATGAATACGGCTATTTCACAGCGAACGGACGCGAATATGTCATCACTAACCCGCGTACACCGCGTCCGTGGAGCAATATTATCAGTAACGGCGATTATTCCTTTATGGTTTCCCAAGCAGGCGGCGGCGCATCATGGCGCGGAAATGCTGGTCAGAACCGAATCACTCGTTTGTTCCAAGATGTGATCAAGGATTCATGGGGCAAATTCGTATATCTGCGTGATCGCAGCTCTGGACAGTATTGGTCAGCAGCATGGAAGCCGGTCATGGCAGAGTTTGAAGAATACGAAGTACGTCACGGTATCGGCTACAGTGTATTCACTCAGCAGGTGAATGGTATCCGTAGCGAAATGACAGTATTCGTGGCACCGGATGCACCACTCGAATTGATAAAGTTAAAAATTACCAATAACAGCGAACAGACGCGCGAGCTGGATGCGACTACGTATTTTGAATGGGCACCGGGCTTTGCGCCGGATGAACATCGCGAATTCCACAAAATCTTTATGAATTCCGAATACCGTGAAGATCTGAACGCGATTCAATTGGAAAAATACCTGTGGGGCTTCCCAGATGAGAAAGGACGCAGCAATAACGTAAGCTGGCCTTATACTGCATTCCACGCAGCAAGCGAAAAGCCAACTTCCTATGATGCAGACAAAGAATCATTTGTCGGTATGTATGGGGAGGAAGCACGTCCGCAAGCGATGCAGGATAAGGAATTGGCAGGTCATACAGGACGGTTTGGCGATGCGGCGGCTTCACTGCGCGTAGCGTTCAAGCTGGAGCCGGGCGCTTCTCATACGGTTGTATTTACCATCGGTGCTGCGGAGCATGAGAAGGAAGATGCTGCTGCACTGATTCAAGAATATACAAGCGTAGAAGCAGCGGATCGTACGCTGGCAAGAGTGCATGAATTCTGGAGTGAGCTGATTGATCAGGAAGAGATTCAAACGCCTGACCCAGCGATGAATATTATGACCAACGTCTGGTTGAAATATCAATCCATTTCTTGTCGCCTATGGGGCAAAACGGCATATTATCAAGTGAGTGCGGGTTACGGTTATCGTGACCAATTGCAGGATTCACAGATCTTCCTGACCAGCAAGCCAGAATTGATGCGTAAGCAGATTCTGATGCACGCGTCCCAGCAATTCCAAGAAGGCGATGTGCTGCACTGGTGGTTCACGATCAAAGGCGGCGGTCCACGCACACGCTGTTCGGATGACCTGCTGTGGCTGCCGTTCATTCTCGATCCGTATCTGAAAGAAACACAGGATTATGATATTCTCGACGAAGTAACACCATTCCTCGATGGCGGCGAAGCGAACGTATACGAGCACTGCAAACGTGCGATTGAGAAAACGTTCAAACGTTTCAGCCCACGCGGTGTACCACTGATGGGTGAGCATGACTGGAACGATGGACTGAGCGCGATCGGTTACGACTGGAAAGGCGAAAGCTTCTGGGTCGGCGAGTTCCTGTACATGATTCTAGGCAGCTTTGCACCGGTTGCCGCTAAACGTGGCGATCAAGCATTCGCTGATAAAATGCTGGACGTACAAAGCAGTCTGAAAAAGGCGCTCAACGAGCACGGCTGGGATGGCGAATGGTACTTGCAGGCGACAACCGATGATGGTCTCAAAGTCGGTTCCAAAGAAAACGAAGAGGGTCAGATTTTCCTCAATCCGCAAATCTGGGCAGTTATTTCCGGTGTAGCGGACGAGGAGCGTGGTCAGCAGGCAATGGAAAGCGTCAGCAAGCATCTGCTGCGTGATTACGGCTCACTGCTGCTGTATCCGGCTTATACGAAGGTACGCCGCGACATCGGTTATATCACACGCTATGCACCGGGTCTGCGCGAAAATGGCGGTGTCTATACACACGCTGCGACATGGGCAGTGTGGGCGTATACGCTGGCTGGTCAACCAGAAAAAGCATACGAAGCGTACAGCAAAATTTGTCCGCCTAACCGTTCTCACGAGCCAAACAGCTATGTGGGCGAACCGTATGTAACACCGGGTAACTCTGACGGTCCAATCTCGCCGAACTATGGTCGTGGCGGCTGGACTTGGTATACCGGTTCTTCTCAATGGCTGCAACGCATGGCAACCAACTGGATTCTGGGCGTACGCGCAGAGAATGAAGGTCTGCTGATTGATCCTAGTATTCCGTCGGAATGGCCGGAATTCAGCTACCGTCGTAACTTCCGCGGCGCTACCTATCTGATCCATGTGGATAACAGCGCGGGTGTATCGCGTGGCGTGAAGTCCATTACTGTGGACGGCAAAGCGATCGAAGGCAATATTCTGCCTGATTTCAAAGATGGCAAAGAGCATGAAGTGAAAGTGGTATTGGGGTAA
- a CDS encoding sugar ABC transporter substrate-binding protein: protein MAKLWKSTIVCMLVFSLILAGCGKEETTTADGKRILKVWGMGGEGGSLPNMVEAFEKANPDIDVQVQQIPWDSAHDKLLTAVASKNGPDVIQMGMTWIPEFANAGALLDLTSYVDKYPNLKEDNFFEGARETMKYDNKLIAIPWYMETRVLYYRTDLLKEVGYDQAPKTWDELKDAADKLAARGNGNYGILLDNQDAAFTLPFAWENGSEVIGSDNKAQFNQQPYIEAVQYLTSFYKDGAAPTQSDMQLLPAFGQGIIPMFFSGPWSINQIHETVPQIDGKWATAVIPAKEEGGKSASVLGGSNWSVFSSAANKDDAVKFVSFMSDPANQIEYYKLSKDLPSTLKAWDDKALDGEQISTFRDQMETSRPSPFVPQWEAVGQLIKAALQQIVVGGTDVKTQMEDLNTQADALLQK from the coding sequence ATGGCTAAATTATGGAAATCCACGATTGTATGTATGCTCGTATTTTCACTCATACTGGCTGGATGCGGTAAAGAAGAGACAACAACCGCGGATGGAAAACGGATTTTGAAAGTGTGGGGCATGGGCGGTGAAGGCGGATCGTTACCAAATATGGTCGAGGCATTTGAAAAAGCAAACCCGGACATTGACGTACAGGTACAGCAAATTCCTTGGGATTCCGCGCATGACAAGCTGCTGACTGCCGTTGCTTCCAAAAACGGCCCTGACGTAATCCAAATGGGGATGACATGGATTCCCGAATTTGCAAATGCAGGCGCATTGCTGGATCTGACTTCGTATGTGGATAAATATCCGAACCTGAAAGAAGATAACTTCTTTGAAGGCGCACGCGAAACGATGAAGTACGATAACAAGCTGATCGCTATTCCATGGTACATGGAAACACGCGTCCTTTACTATCGTACCGATCTACTGAAAGAAGTAGGCTACGATCAAGCACCCAAAACATGGGATGAGCTGAAAGATGCAGCCGACAAGCTGGCAGCACGCGGCAATGGCAACTACGGTATTCTGCTGGATAACCAAGATGCTGCATTCACTCTGCCATTTGCTTGGGAAAATGGTAGTGAAGTGATCGGTAGCGACAACAAAGCACAATTTAACCAACAGCCTTATATTGAAGCAGTACAATACCTGACAAGCTTCTACAAAGACGGTGCAGCTCCAACGCAGAGCGATATGCAGCTGCTACCAGCATTCGGTCAAGGAATCATCCCTATGTTCTTCAGCGGTCCATGGTCGATCAACCAAATTCACGAAACCGTACCACAAATTGATGGCAAATGGGCAACAGCTGTGATCCCTGCCAAAGAAGAGGGCGGCAAAAGTGCATCCGTACTGGGCGGTTCTAACTGGAGCGTATTCAGCAGTGCAGCCAACAAAGACGATGCTGTGAAATTCGTATCGTTCATGAGTGATCCTGCGAACCAGATCGAATACTACAAACTGTCCAAAGACCTTCCATCTACTCTGAAAGCATGGGATGACAAAGCGCTGGATGGCGAGCAAATCAGCACCTTCCGCGATCAAATGGAAACATCCCGTCCATCTCCATTCGTACCACAATGGGAAGCAGTTGGTCAGCTGATCAAAGCGGCACTGCAACAAATTGTTGTGGGTGGAACCGATGTGAAGACACAAATGGAAGATCTAAATACTCAAGCTGACGCATTGCTGCAAAAATAA
- the odhB gene encoding 2-oxoglutarate dehydrogenase complex dihydrolipoyllysine-residue succinyltransferase, with translation MSEIKVPEMGESITEGTVSKWVVKEGDTVSQGDVLLELETDKVNLEISAEEDGVIESITRQEGETVQVGESVGVIGAGTGAPKAPAAPPATPEAPPAKAEAPAASAPANEQARESKTDLAAAATAGKPDSDTIATPAARKLARERGIDLNAVQGNDPIGRVKHDDVRKHDDKPTNLGAPPSKPAPPAPKAPAADSNPAKPADVVPMSRRRRTIANRLVEAQHNAAMLTTFNEVDMTAILDVRKRRKDKFKEKHDVGLGFMSFFTKAVVGALKAYPMVNSEISGDDVIIKKYYDIGIAVSAKEGLVVPVVRDADRLGFAGIEKEIANLASKARNNSLALSELQGGTFTITNGGVFGSLLSTPILNAPQVGILGMHKIQLRPVAIDETRMENRPMMYIALSYDHRIIDGSEAVSFLVKVKELLEDPETLLIEG, from the coding sequence GTGAGCGAAATTAAAGTACCGGAAATGGGCGAATCAATCACCGAAGGAACCGTATCAAAATGGGTTGTGAAAGAAGGGGATACGGTCAGCCAGGGCGATGTTCTACTGGAATTGGAAACAGACAAAGTTAATCTGGAAATTAGTGCCGAAGAAGATGGCGTGATTGAATCGATCACCCGTCAGGAAGGCGAAACGGTACAGGTTGGTGAATCGGTTGGCGTGATCGGCGCTGGCACAGGCGCTCCTAAAGCGCCAGCAGCACCACCTGCTACACCAGAAGCGCCACCAGCAAAAGCGGAAGCACCTGCTGCATCGGCTCCTGCCAATGAGCAAGCACGTGAATCCAAAACCGATTTGGCTGCGGCGGCAACGGCTGGCAAACCGGATAGCGATACGATTGCAACACCGGCAGCACGTAAGCTTGCACGTGAGCGTGGTATTGATCTGAATGCGGTACAGGGCAACGACCCAATCGGTCGTGTCAAACATGACGATGTACGCAAGCATGACGACAAGCCGACGAACCTCGGCGCACCACCAAGCAAACCAGCTCCACCAGCACCTAAAGCACCAGCAGCGGATAGCAATCCTGCGAAACCTGCGGATGTTGTACCGATGTCCCGCCGTCGTCGCACGATTGCGAATCGTCTGGTAGAAGCACAGCACAATGCAGCGATGCTGACTACATTCAACGAAGTCGATATGACTGCGATTCTGGATGTACGTAAACGCCGCAAAGACAAATTCAAGGAAAAGCATGATGTGGGCCTCGGCTTCATGTCCTTCTTTACCAAAGCAGTTGTCGGTGCGCTGAAAGCTTATCCGATGGTCAACTCCGAGATTAGCGGCGATGATGTCATCATCAAAAAGTATTATGACATCGGTATTGCCGTATCTGCGAAAGAAGGTCTGGTTGTACCAGTCGTTCGCGATGCAGACCGTCTAGGCTTTGCAGGTATTGAAAAAGAAATCGCCAACCTCGCTTCCAAAGCGCGTAATAACAGCCTGGCATTGTCCGAGCTGCAAGGCGGTACTTTTACCATCACTAACGGTGGTGTATTCGGTTCCCTGCTGTCCACACCAATCTTGAACGCACCACAGGTCGGTATTCTGGGTATGCACAAAATCCAGCTGCGTCCAGTGGCGATTGATGAGACACGTATGGAAAACCGTCCAATGATGTACATCGCTCTGTCGTATGATCACCGGATCATTGATGGCAGCGAAGCAGTAAGCTTCCTCGTGAAAGTAAAAGAATTGCTGGAAGATCCAGAAACACTGCTGATCGAAGGCTAA